The window GAAGGAAAATCTGACCCGTGGGTCGGCTCGCTTCCAGACCCCTTCGAGGCCTTCGAATGGCATGGGGAGGTCTTCGAGCTTCCTGCCGGAGCCGTCCCGCTGGCCTCCTCCGAGTTATGTCCCCTCCAGGCTTTTCGCTTCGGATTGAAGGCCTATGGCCTCCTGTTCCACCTGGAAATCGAACGGACCGGAATCGAGGCTCTGTGCCGCGAGTGTCCTGAAGATCTGCGCCGCGCCAAGAAGGAAGCCGCTGCGCTCATCCGGGACTCGGAGCCTCATCTCCCTCACATGCAGACCTGGGCGGACCGGCTGATTGCCCACCTGACTGCTCCCAACGCCCCCGGACATTGATTGCCGGCCTGCAACTGAA is drawn from Desulfomonile tiedjei and contains these coding sequences:
- a CDS encoding type 1 glutamine amidotransferase — encoded protein: MPKVGLPKEAGDFLLVMGGPMSVNDPDAWIKEEIDFIKKAVQAGMSVLGVCLGAQLMARALGAPVRPGRGLELGMTKLRVMAEGKSDPWVGSLPDPFEAFEWHGEVFELPAGAVPLASSELCPLQAFRFGLKAYGLLFHLEIERTGIEALCRECPEDLRRAKKEAAALIRDSEPHLPHMQTWADRLIAHLTAPNAPGH